A part of Jaculus jaculus isolate mJacJac1 chromosome 17, mJacJac1.mat.Y.cur, whole genome shotgun sequence genomic DNA contains:
- the LOC101617326 gene encoding C-C chemokine receptor-like 2 yields MANYTVAPEDEYDVLIEGDLENIEVDQPGKYDADVLSAEQALLLCSTVFVIGFLDNILVVFILVKYKTLKNVGNIYLLNLAVSNLCFLFPLPFWTYITSHEESPGDPMCKVLVGLHSASLQGEVLFNILLLVQGYKVCAHMRSLSASFKMVPYGVITSVLMWVVAILIILPELIFYEPQMERKKYTCCFSRYQFLLSEETFKSFLTLKMNILVLVFPLFVFIFCFVQMRKVRSSEGRQCDLCKLAFVTMGVFLLMWTPYNIALFLSTLEEHLFLEDKNRYNLDVSVQVTKIIAISHCCVNPLLYLLLDKDFRKYLCSLFPLCEDISFQTVVDSAQATMPREGDNYSTDL; encoded by the coding sequence ATGGCTAATTACACAGTGGCTCCAGAGGATGAATATGATGTCCTGATAGAGGGCGACCTGGAGAATATTGAGGTAGACCAACCTGGCAAATATGACGCTGATGTCCTTTCTGCTGAGCAGGCACTGCTGCTCTGCTCCACTGTGTTCGTAATTGGGTTCCTGGACAACATCTTGGTTGTGTTCATCCTGGTGaaatataaaacactcaagaatgTGGGAAACATCTACCTTCTAAATTTGGCAGTTTctaatttgtgtttcttgtttCCTCTTCCATTCTGGACTTACATTACTTCACATGAGGAAAGCCCTGGTGATCCCATGTGTAAAGTTCTAGTTGGACTCCACTCTGCAAGCTTACAGGGCGAGGTACTTTTCAACATCCTTCTCCTTGTGCAAGGGTACAAGGTGTGTGCTCATATGAGAAGTTTGTCTGCCTCCTTCAAGATGGTGCCTTATGGTGTCATTACAAGTGTCCTGATGTGGGTTGTGGCTATTCTGATCATTTTGCCAGAATTAATCTTTTATGAAcctcagatggaaagaaagaaatacacatgCTGCTTTAGCAGATATCAGTTCCTTCTATCTGAGGAGACATTCAAGAGTTTTCTGACATTGAAGATGAACATTTTGGTACTGGTTTTcccattgtttgtttttatattttgttttgtgcaAATGAGGAAAGTACGAAGCTCTGAGGGCAGGCAGTGTGACCTTTGTAAGCTTGCTTTTGTCACTATGGGTGTCTTCCTCTTGATGTGGACACCCTATAATATTGCACTTTTCCTGTCTACTCTCGAAGAACACTTGTTCCTTGAAGACAAGAACCGCTACAACCTGGATGTAAGTGTTCAAGTCACAAAGATCATTGCCATCTCTCACTGCTGTGTCAACCCTCTCCTCTATTTGCTTCTTGATAAAGACTTTAGAAAATACCTCTGCAGCCTGTTCCCATTGTGTGAAGACATCTCATTTCAGACTGTGGTGGACTCTGCACAAGCTACTATGCCAAGGGAAGGTGATAACTATTCTACTGACCTGTAA